Proteins encoded within one genomic window of Prauserella marina:
- a CDS encoding LCP family protein — protein sequence MTYGGYYGGEQPPPPGRGRPPRGPRRHQGAQMLPIPGSDQARQRPPRQQHQPTRVAPAFDRPPPQQPPGHGDGMPPERPRKRRRWSFGKVAMALLLVFVLAIAIVWLYLEFSINRIDALHDYEGRPAAAAGTNWLIVGSDSREGLDAEQQATLATGDTGGKRTDTIMVAHLPDNDTKPTLVSLPRDLQVEIPGYGTNKINAAFSFGGAPLLAQTIEQNTGLRIDHYAEIGFGGFASMVDAMGGVEMDIPEEMSDPMTNIVIPAGKQKLDGAQALGFVRMRYSSATPRSDLDRVANQRMFIGAMVSQMSSPSTLLNPFDLFPLLSAAPDALTMDEGDHLHNLVAFAWAMRGISDGGVVTTTVPVTSGSAEQWDEAKAEQLFEALRNDTPVPDSVIYN from the coding sequence ATGACGTACGGCGGGTATTACGGAGGCGAGCAGCCGCCTCCGCCAGGGCGCGGACGCCCGCCACGCGGTCCGAGACGGCATCAGGGCGCGCAGATGCTGCCGATCCCCGGCAGCGACCAGGCACGACAGCGGCCACCGAGGCAGCAACACCAGCCGACGAGGGTGGCTCCGGCGTTCGACCGGCCACCTCCCCAGCAGCCCCCTGGGCACGGCGACGGGATGCCACCCGAGCGCCCGCGCAAGCGGCGGCGCTGGTCGTTCGGTAAGGTCGCGATGGCCTTGCTGCTGGTGTTCGTGCTCGCGATCGCGATCGTGTGGCTCTACCTCGAATTCTCGATCAACCGGATCGACGCCCTGCACGACTACGAGGGCAGGCCTGCCGCCGCGGCGGGCACCAACTGGCTGATCGTCGGCTCCGACTCGCGGGAAGGGCTCGACGCCGAGCAACAGGCGACGCTGGCCACCGGCGACACGGGCGGTAAGCGCACGGACACGATCATGGTCGCGCACCTGCCCGACAACGACACCAAGCCGACGCTCGTGAGCTTGCCGCGTGACCTGCAAGTCGAGATTCCCGGCTATGGCACCAACAAGATCAACGCCGCGTTCTCCTTCGGCGGCGCGCCGCTGCTCGCACAGACGATCGAGCAGAACACCGGCCTGCGGATCGATCACTACGCCGAGATCGGGTTCGGCGGGTTCGCGAGCATGGTCGACGCCATGGGCGGGGTGGAAATGGACATCCCCGAGGAGATGAGCGACCCGATGACGAACATCGTCATCCCCGCGGGCAAGCAGAAACTGGACGGCGCGCAGGCGCTCGGCTTCGTCAGGATGCGGTACAGCTCGGCCACCCCGCGTTCCGACCTCGACCGGGTCGCCAATCAGCGCATGTTCATCGGCGCCATGGTGAGCCAGATGTCGAGCCCATCGACGTTGCTCAACCCGTTCGACCTGTTTCCGCTGCTTTCGGCCGCTCCCGACGCGCTCACCATGGACGAGGGCGACCACCTGCACAATTTGGTGGCTTTCGCGTGGGCCATGCGCGGTATCTCCGATGGTGGCGTGGTGACCACGACGGTTCCGGTCACCTCGGGTTCGGCGGAGCAGTGGGACGAGGCCAAGGCCGAACAGCTCTTCGAAGCGCTCCGCAACGACACTCCGGTCCCCGACAGCGTCATCTACAACTGA
- a CDS encoding diguanylate cyclase domain-containing protein, with amino-acid sequence MSEPGATPGMAAIAGRWAAQLTGDNGVPVPAAELERALLAVAEEARAAAVAAKDAAELRLATLYSASPFGVALVDQDGRVLDVNPAFTKLLGHTIDDLAGTDIGTLGATPKDTTALHTGFAELRATGTTRQREQLDLEHALDGPLRTYVTIAGLPGNSGEALHPILIVEDVSELSLLRDALRRQNVQDPLTGLPNKSSFVNKLETSLAQPDDDQIALVYFDVDGFKVINDGLGPGAGDQVLRHVAGRLADVFAPSGAFVARLSGDGFAVLMRGDLTSADVVDLVEETMTELAEPCYVDGKGIGVSVSVGIVVQAANGGTTQEDLHRAAEITLHRAKESGRAQWMLFEAGLDTRDRRRYGIGAVIGGALENGEFELEYQPTVKLDGSNEIAVVNAGLRWNHPEHGMLSGEEFYPLADTTGMTLGLGRWLLTKAMSDAARWQAEFPSAPDLCVRLPTRLAIDPNLVGIVRDELKRTGLPPKKLRICTDSAALVDPRGEVLETITVLAELDVKIALAVAGGADLELVNTHKLPVGFVILSGPHVEALAGEGEQAEGARKHLGALLERAGELGITRIGAEGVLTAEHADRLRELGIVAGRGDLFGNAAGGSGITELIRSSRAT; translated from the coding sequence GTGTCGGAACCTGGTGCCACACCAGGAATGGCCGCGATCGCAGGCCGATGGGCTGCCCAGCTCACCGGTGACAACGGCGTACCGGTTCCGGCCGCCGAACTGGAGCGGGCTTTGCTCGCGGTCGCCGAGGAAGCCCGCGCCGCCGCGGTGGCGGCCAAGGACGCGGCGGAACTGCGGCTGGCAACCCTCTATTCGGCGTCCCCCTTCGGGGTGGCCCTCGTCGACCAGGACGGCCGGGTGCTCGACGTCAATCCCGCGTTCACGAAACTGCTGGGGCACACGATCGACGACCTCGCCGGAACCGACATCGGCACGCTGGGGGCGACCCCGAAGGACACCACCGCACTGCACACCGGCTTCGCCGAACTGCGAGCGACCGGAACCACGAGGCAACGCGAACAACTCGACCTCGAACACGCCCTTGACGGTCCACTGAGGACATACGTGACGATCGCCGGTCTTCCCGGCAACAGCGGCGAGGCGCTGCACCCCATCCTCATCGTCGAGGACGTGAGCGAACTCAGCCTGCTCAGAGACGCACTGCGCAGGCAGAACGTGCAGGATCCGCTCACTGGCCTTCCCAACAAGAGCAGCTTCGTCAACAAACTCGAAACCAGCCTCGCCCAGCCGGACGACGACCAGATCGCGCTCGTCTACTTCGACGTCGACGGTTTCAAGGTCATCAACGACGGGCTCGGTCCCGGCGCGGGCGACCAGGTGCTGCGGCACGTCGCCGGAAGGCTGGCCGACGTGTTCGCCCCATCGGGCGCGTTCGTGGCGCGACTTTCCGGAGACGGGTTCGCGGTGCTGATGCGCGGCGACCTCACCAGCGCGGACGTGGTCGACCTCGTCGAGGAGACCATGACCGAACTGGCCGAGCCCTGCTACGTCGACGGCAAGGGCATCGGCGTGAGTGTCAGCGTCGGCATCGTCGTCCAGGCGGCCAACGGCGGTACGACCCAGGAAGACCTGCACAGGGCCGCGGAGATCACGCTGCACCGCGCCAAGGAAAGCGGGCGCGCGCAGTGGATGCTGTTCGAAGCGGGCCTCGACACTCGCGACCGCCGTCGTTACGGCATCGGCGCCGTGATCGGGGGCGCGCTGGAGAACGGCGAGTTCGAACTGGAGTACCAGCCGACGGTCAAACTCGACGGCAGCAACGAGATCGCCGTCGTCAACGCCGGTCTGCGGTGGAACCATCCCGAGCACGGCATGCTGAGCGGCGAGGAATTCTATCCGCTCGCCGACACCACCGGTATGACGCTCGGACTCGGCCGCTGGCTGCTCACCAAGGCGATGTCGGACGCCGCCAGGTGGCAGGCCGAGTTCCCCTCGGCACCCGACCTGTGCGTGCGGCTGCCGACGCGGCTCGCGATCGACCCCAATCTGGTCGGCATCGTCAGGGACGAACTGAAACGCACCGGGCTGCCCCCGAAGAAGCTGCGCATCTGCACCGACAGCGCCGCACTCGTCGACCCTCGTGGCGAAGTACTGGAAACCATCACGGTGCTCGCCGAACTCGACGTGAAGATCGCGCTGGCCGTGGCAGGCGGAGCCGACCTCGAACTCGTCAACACCCACAAGTTGCCGGTCGGGTTCGTCATCCTCTCCGGCCCGCACGTCGAAGCGCTCGCCGGTGAGGGCGAGCAGGCCGAAGGTGCCCGCAAGCATCTCGGCGCGTTACTGGAGCGGGCAGGCGAACTGGGTATCACCAGGATCGGCGCCGAGGGCGTGCTCACCGCCGAACACGCCGACCGGCTGCGGGAACTGGGCATCGTCGCGGGAAGGGGCGATCTGTTCGGGAACGCGGCGGGCGGCTCCGGGATCACGGAGCTCATCCGCTCTTCACGCGCGACGTAG
- a CDS encoding peroxiredoxin yields the protein MKQGELAPDFTLPDERGNDRSLSEFLEKGPVVLFFYPAAMTAGCTAESCQFRDLASEFTAAGAQRIGISPDPVDKQRQFSDKHDFDFPLLSDPDGAVASGFDVRRKFGPMLTRRHTFVIDTDRTVLAVIKSELRMSVHADKALEVLRAR from the coding sequence ATGAAGCAGGGAGAACTCGCGCCGGACTTCACGTTGCCCGACGAGCGGGGCAACGACCGGTCGCTGTCGGAATTTCTGGAGAAGGGCCCGGTCGTGCTGTTCTTCTACCCGGCGGCCATGACGGCCGGGTGCACGGCGGAAAGCTGCCAGTTCCGCGATCTCGCCTCGGAGTTCACGGCGGCGGGCGCGCAGCGGATCGGCATCAGCCCCGACCCCGTCGACAAGCAGCGCCAGTTCTCCGACAAACACGACTTCGACTTCCCGCTGCTGTCGGATCCCGACGGGGCCGTCGCCTCCGGCTTCGACGTGCGCCGCAAGTTCGGCCCGATGCTGACCCGGCGGCACACGTTCGTCATCGACACCGACCGCACGGTGCTCGCGGTGATCAAGAGCGAACTGCGGATGAGCGTGCACGCCGACAAGGCGCTGGAGGTGTTGCGCGCCAGGTGA
- a CDS encoding alpha/beta hydrolase: protein MEERQPELSVVGRARGPVGGVALVLHGGSEFSSAAVRPWRLAYLRMLPFAIALSRSGAWHGLDVRLLRNRVRGWNEPAMDPLADARWALDRIRAERPGVPVVLVGHSLGGRVALRAADDPAVVGACALAPWTPQGEPVEPVAGRAVLIAHGTHDRVTSPVESLRYAEEADPKAARLARFEVAAEGHAMLRRPSLWNRLVVTFVLRTLGLPDSGQVLDAAWESAAPARFRLPL from the coding sequence GTGGAGGAGCGACAGCCGGAGCTGAGCGTGGTCGGCCGCGCACGCGGTCCGGTGGGCGGTGTGGCACTCGTCCTGCACGGGGGATCCGAGTTCTCCTCGGCGGCCGTGCGGCCGTGGCGGCTGGCCTACCTGCGGATGCTGCCGTTCGCGATCGCGCTGTCCCGGTCCGGCGCGTGGCACGGACTCGACGTGCGGCTGCTGCGCAACCGGGTCCGCGGCTGGAACGAACCCGCCATGGACCCGCTCGCCGACGCGCGCTGGGCGCTCGACCGGATCAGGGCGGAGCGGCCCGGCGTTCCCGTCGTCCTCGTCGGCCACTCCCTCGGCGGCAGGGTCGCCTTGCGGGCCGCCGACGACCCCGCCGTCGTCGGCGCGTGCGCGCTCGCGCCGTGGACGCCTCAAGGAGAACCGGTCGAGCCGGTCGCCGGGCGTGCGGTGCTGATCGCGCACGGTACTCACGATCGCGTCACCAGCCCCGTTGAATCGCTTCGCTACGCGGAGGAGGCCGATCCCAAGGCGGCCCGCCTCGCCAGGTTCGAGGTGGCCGCCGAGGGGCACGCGATGCTGCGAAGGCCGTCGCTGTGGAACCGGCTCGTGGTCACGTTCGTGCTGCGTACCCTGGGACTTCCCGATTCAGGTCAGGTACTCGACGCCGCATGGGAGAGCGCGGCACCGGCGCGGTTCCGGCTCCCGCTGTAG